CATTCACCGACCGctggcttccaccggccagtagtgCGGGCCAGAGGGTCATTTCTCGTGTTGTATGAAGAGGGAAGTGTACCTGGTAGTAGAGTAGGTCCGGCGTCTCGTGGGCCACGGTCCAGTTGAGGACGGCGGGCTCTCCGTCGTGGCACTCCAGCTGCAGCGTCTTCATGTAGTCCTCGAACGTCTCGGAGGCGGCCGCCTGGTCGATCGTCTTGTGCGTCCACTCGCAGTAGCGGCCCACTGCAATGTTCATAGTCATCCAAGCCCGTAGTCATTAAAACGAGTGTCgcataacaaaattatacatgtGACACAACGTTTAGCCAAATAGATatccatcatcggcctagccttttcccaactatgttggggtcggcttccagtctaaccggattcacctaagtatcagtgttttacaaagagcgactgcctatctgatctcctcaacctgGTTACCTGGGCAGCACGATACACCTtggtcagactggttgtcagaattttcaaacttctgactGAATACAAGTAACGACTGtaaaagatgtaggaataacagccgggacccacaagttaacgtgccttccgaaacacggagaaactcgttatgacgaagATGGTCTAAGGACCAACCAAGGACTCATCtaaggaccaaccgcgtcaagcgtagcttaacctgtgatcgattcacttatgcggttatagtttagccacgagctcctcctacAGATATCTGCTGTGGTGTAAGAAGGATGCGTACGCATAAACCTCTGGtctacacggtgattttttagtcgtcttacaaaagcagcctagttcatgtatccgacgtaaaatacccccaGGCgcgatttttctttttatcatcagctaagataataagtaaaattaaacaagagaaatctgaaatatactcttgaaaatgataaacgccgccgcccgcgcccctcaccattatTACAAGGGttggaccgcgctcgcaacagagctgtgtttctaaaaaactacgaattgcatcatcatattgaataaaaatatcataaacatgttctagtcattggatacatgaactgggctgcttttgtaagacgactaagaaatcacggtgtataagaaCCTAGTAATACATGAAAGTAAGCGTATCTTACCGGCGGTAGGATAGGGATACCCCTCGTTATCATACGCTACCCCGGCGAACACGCGTTGCTTCCTCTGGTCTTCCTCCTTCTTCTGCCCGAAGCCACCCTCCGAGGAGTCGCTGATGTAGAACGGGTGGAATCTGAAAATACAGTCGACAGTGTGTCGGTATTATCATCTTATAATACAAAGTCTAAGTCAAAGTATGGGAAATGTTAGggaaatagaaatatataaaattatgtttcccACATTTTAAGCTTAGGGCCACTTGCAGGAACACTTTAAAGCGAGATTTACTGGatcaaaaatcttgttttaGGTCAAAATCTGATTGAACGTCTTCCTCATTACAGATATAGCTTAGAACCTCGATTTAAAGTGACTTCCTCGATTTAAACCGGCGTGTAGTTCTAttctagtattttaataatgacaGATGAtctgaaattattaataaattagatatattaataatttcgtgaAGGGGTACGGtagactcgatcgaaaccttaagAGAGCAAAAGAGCAAAATCTAGCGTTAGTAAAATCGAGATTTTAGAGAATTTGCTGCAAGCCGACCTTAGTCAGTCTTTCTTTTTACGATTATGTTTACTCTTTTGTGACATACTTGGCTGGGTTGGTCCTGTCGTCTCCACCTTCCACCAAGAAGGTGTAAGTCTTGCCTCTCTCCACGTAAATCTCAGGAATCAGCAGGTCGTTGATGTACCACGCGATGCCCCACGATGGATGACCTGGATTTCAAGATCAATATTGTTTTGGTCCTTCGAGTCAAAGGGTTCGATAAATTAAGTTCGTTAAAGTTAAGGTCGTTATAATTGTCTTAAGGAATTCAGATTGAAAAAGAATAGCTTAGTTACCGTACGCAAGGAACCCACTACTTATATCATTGTCTGcatgaaacaaaacattaaagGCAAAGTTACAATTATGTCAATGAGCGTCGTCCTTCTTCACCTGTGCCTTGTATACGTAACTAAGGGCTCCCGGGCCACCGGCCACAACCACAAAACGCCGCTACTGGCATATTTCTTGCACTTTTTACgcaatttataaagaaaagcgAGCAGTGTCTTCTCTTCTCTTCTCTTCCGCATTTACATTAAGGGCCTGCCCTATACTGTGGAGGGACCATGTTGACCGTGTTTTGTTCGCTGATGACATCTCGTTAAACTACAGTAAATATGGCAGTAGCGGCGTTTTGTAGTTGTGGGCGGTGGTCCGTGCTGTGCGAGCCTAGACGGCAGCAAGGCGTGTACCGGTGAGGGGCGTGTAGCCGCGCGCGCCGGCGGCGGGCCccaggcgcgcgcgcagccggcCCGCGCCCGCCAGCACGCGCGCCGGCCACGCCGCGGGGCCCGGCGCCGCCGCCTCCGCCAGCCCGCTGCACGAGTTGTCGTTCTGCAAGCCGACGCGATTGCACAATAACACTATAGCACTTGTGAACAGAGAAAAGGGGATCTTTTTGGACTGCCACATGCTACTAGTATTCCGGGGAGAGAAACCTTTTTGGATAAATATTGTTATGATATAAGATATCgctgctgcaattccatggtgtgCAATAAAGCATATTTCTAATCTTATTTAATCTAGACTGtgattctatttatatttcataaatgtAAGCTAACACTTTTTCAATCTATTGCATGAACGAACGGGATGAACAAAACCAGTGAAGTGGGTGTCGGACTCGCGACTATTAAGGGTTCCCAACAAATAGACTAAAGATGAAAAAACGTTCGTTCGTTCTAAACATGAAATTGTGAGTAAACTTATGACCGTAGAAACATGACGCATTATGTTTAAATCTAATACACATCTTAGCAaggaagaaaaaaatgttaaaagtagTGACAAGTTATTTTCATTGACTGTAAATTATTGGGTAAATGTTTCTGAACCTGAGCTCCGAAGTCCATCTGCACGTCGTTCCTGGTGGTATCCATGAAGGAGTGCGCGTTGGCTTCGTATCTGGAGTTCAGAGGCCCGAAGGCTGCAATCACAGACTGCGACCTAGATGTAAGTATTTCCTTGTCCTTGACAGCTTCCTTGGCGGCAAGGGGGCGCCGGTACGTTATAGTTGTGATTCCGTTCTTCTGGTTGCCGGACACTGAAGAAAATGGATCCATTAAGATATCCGTCAGGGAATTTAGAACAGTTTTGGAAAAACTTCGATGAACAAGCGgtcaaaattgatattttaccCAACGGTCCCTATTCgcaatttctaattaatttaattaattcaagaagactgcacagatagccgagtagttgaggacACCACGCTTAACCCGCTGAGcacgacgtgtcacgggttcgatccaccacgaatgcttgtcctgagtctgggtgtcttcgggCGCGTGACTTGAATGTCATGAAAAAATGTTATGAGTCAAATGAAATTCAATAGCGACAGAGTGCTATGTTGTGGAGCTTGTTGCGatgtttcttcttcacagctagagcacttaggaagcgatgaaggatgggcgatacggggagctgtctgtgtaaCTTTGACGTTCAATAGTGCTGGCTAGGCAAGCTTGAATTGATgagttttgatttgatttgaacaaAAAACTGATGAGACAAACTGAGTGTTCCCTAAAACACATGCCCCAAAGCATTTGTTATTGAGGATGCTAATGATTACCGAGCTGAGCGTCGTCGGTCCCGCCGAGCCGCAGGTCGGGGCAAACTCCGCGCTCGCCGTCGCACTGCGCCGGGTGGCTCAGCCAGTAGTCTGACACACGAGGCTGGTTCACCCTGCGATAAACACTACACGTATAGAACACTTACAtcgtatagttaccggcacggatcttgagcgctgaacTTCACCtacgcagaagtgatttttgggtccctttaccggtatgaagtgaggcgcgatCACAtgagaatttaaataaacatttattattaataatgtaaaactaGTATTATATGTATCAACATAAAAGAATACGGGGATTAAGTATTCttgtatgttaatataattatgcaacgcgaaagtttaaataagtataaagtaTTCAACGTTAATTgaatactttacatttttaaacaataatttaattactatcATACATCAAATATGATGTGATTGGTTTATGCTAACAGAAGAGAGAGACATAAATTCTCTGAATTTCTTAAGAAACTGCATCAATAGTCAGACCATATCTTGTAGTTGGTTGAACTGGACAATTATAAATCGCTAAATTTAGTTTATcacctaaaaaagaaaatacttagcAACCtgaaaatgtatgtgatgtttatttattatttataactagactattgttattaaatgatgtcacggtttactcacgcgtatttatcggggtagcccgactagacTATTGTTACTTACCTAGTATCCCAATAAGCAACGACCACATCAGCCCCGACCATGGCGGGTCTCCCTTCAGCGCCGGAGATGCCGAACGACATGTACTGATCCTTGCGGAGCCGCGCTGACAGCGTGATCTGGACTTGGTCGCCCTGAGGACGGAGGGTTGCTTGTGAGGATATATCAGGGTTTGgctatatattttatactttatgacgttgtgtatattatgtttgttatttttcttagaTCGGTAAACACGGTTCTGTTACACATTTTACTGATGTTAGGTTAGCGTTTTAGCACGAGCGTATTGTAATGCCCTTTTTAATACGGAGACCAAGACTACATGAGACGTCATGACATGTCCACTTGTCCACtattaaaacattcaagtattgatatattatatatttttgatttcggATCATTCCACTCCATACAATGGTTGTGTGGAAGAGATCGCCGAGTAGCGATAACACCGccaatttgtacattttacatgttatttactgtatcaaatgttttcttttgatgtgcaataaagtggatttgtattgtattgtattgtattgtattcaatagaaattaaaacacataataactggcgttatttattaactttttaatagaaacaagtattattataatgctaatgttttcaatgatattttacCTTTAATCTCAGGATACCCGCTTGAAGGGAAACATTAAAGGACTAATTATTAAAGCTTTATTAATTCCAGTCAAAGGGCAGCTAGATGAAAACTCATAGAAAGTGGAATACTTACCACTGCTAAAATACGATTAAAACATGTTTCACAACAAAACCGAAGAAATtggttataatattatgttgacACTTAAAAGaaagagataaacatttaaCACAGGATATTTTTGCGTTGTTTACACGTGTGCCACCgatattatcaattaatttggtagttttaaaataatatttcataaaaatatctgtAGATACCCAGGTATCGAACCTGGAACAATTCAcaagaaacattaattttgataaatattcacTACAAAAATAGAATCTTAATTAACACCTTGGCAGAAACTATACAAATAACAAGTATCATGCAAATGTGACAACCagcctaaccaaggggtatcgtgtcgtcCAGgtcactgggttgaggaggtcagataggcagtcgctccttgtaaaacactggtacttagctgaaatccggttagactggaagccgaccccaacatatttttgaaaaggcTAGGACAGTGATGATGCAAAAGTGTCTTCTTACTAAGTTAACAacaagttgtttatttaattacctgTATTTCCCATCGCACTTGTAATCTTTTGTCTAATATTTCTTTGCAGTTATTGGTCGCGCTGTATGGCGACTGCGACGTCGTGGAGCTGGTCTGTAACATTTGCATCAGTTAGTTGCTCTAACtgttctataaaatacatatgtacCATACTGCTTTACACCTTTAAGAATTAGTGACGTAacgaaaagtttttataatctatactaatatataaagctgaagagtttgtttgtttgtttgaacgcgctaatctcaggaactactggtccaaatcgaaaaaatatttttgtattgaatagaccattcatcggttaaggctttaggctataaaccatcacgctgcgagtaataggagcgaatatacaatggaaaatgtgaaaaaacagggcagatatcaatcataacttatatcttctaaccacggggacgaagtcgcgggcaacagctagtattcacTAAAATTTTACTATTACAGGTTACTCATATAGTAACTAATGATTATAATCAATGCAGTCATAGTATTGAAATAGTTAGTCAAATTAATGAAAGgggataataaaaataaaatattagttaagaTTATTTGcgtaaaaaaatagataaatattatacttacagGATTATACCACCAAGCGGGCTGTAAATATGCAAAAGTGCAAATATCCCAAGGTAAGCAGACGAAGAGAAACACATAACGAAACGGTTAAGTTATACAACAAAGCATttattaagtacataaaaacaatagtaaCACTATAACAGAATAAGCAATTCAGTCTCTGGTACTTTACGAATCAGGATTAAATAGGCAAATagactgctcggatagccgagtggttgagatcaccacgccataCTGACGCGACGTGcttgttcgatccccgcgtaggacaagcatttgtgtgacccacgaatgcttgtcctgactctgggtgtcttttgCATGTGaactgaatgtttgtgaaaccccccgtgaagcaagaatttaattccttaatgcgagGGTAGTAGTTATAAAAAAGCTAAGTATTACCAGAAGTATACACTCTTTTTTAAGGGCGTATTATAATTGGAAGGCAAAATTGTGTCTTCCTCGGTTTATGAGAAAATCCGCCCCTAGTTCACCGTTTAACAAAAATGACTTATCTGAAACACGTGCACCGACGTATCGACACCTTGTAAAATCAGTTCGCCTTTTAATCCCGATtagtgaaattatttattcttattttaacgTGAACCAATCAAATGAGAACCATGTTGGTGGTTTGTTGTTAGGTTGGCTTATGACAAGTTTCTGAGATTTATTAGTAGACCCGTTAGGTGACTTGCGTTTACCCTGGAAAGATCGgaagaaacatataaaaataaagttagtcCAGGCAGGCTGTTAATAAACATCATGAAATACACGGGGTTAATTAAAAACCACGcctataattattgttaaaacattaagaaattAAAGTAATGATCTTGCTGACTTCAATGCAGCTATCCTGTTTTCCAAAACgattagtatttattataaatatttataactaatttCGAAGACTAATCTACCAGTAAACCATCATAAGAGTCACGTACTGAATGTCATAGGTTTTAAGTCCTATCAGTTATATGACTAGAGGACCtgaaagaaaacctttttccaTTCCCTTTTTACCTTGGAGTTTATCAGAAATTACCTGTACCTCTACTACGAGTCCTTAAAAAGGTCATTTTGTAAGATGTCATAGTACAGGTAATGGTCTCCAGGCTCCCTTCTCACCGTGATCTTGGTCTGTCCCAGCGCTGGGGGTACGTCCAGGTCTTTAGGTATGTGAACGTGGCCGAAGTTGTGGCGGAACTCGACACACCAGACCGCGAGCCAGTCGATGTCGTACGCGCTGAGTTTGCCCGGCAGCTGG
This is a stretch of genomic DNA from Trichoplusia ni isolate ovarian cell line Hi5 chromosome 6, tn1, whole genome shotgun sequence. It encodes these proteins:
- the LOC113495092 gene encoding protein Skeletor, isoforms B/C, yielding MTGRVPPPRGAAPQLCLAVVLLLLVAGAVTSRRPEPYYGRLIGRLTQYAHGIRGTVYAVDESTVFVRGFAYDGTGPDAYFWVGDSPQPSPEGILVPYPEDYTTRDPPILSAHSNSDILLRLPGGKRLRDIKWLSVWCRRFTVNFGDVFIPSGLEAPRARVLPEFRRLAHGLRSGNISVLDAKTFYIPNLHYDGAGPDAYFWVGNGSEPNPFGTKVPNEMGSLNPLRGYQGEDIEIQLPGKLSAYDIDWLAVWCVEFRHNFGHVHIPKDLDVPPALGQTKITTSSTTSQSPYSATNNCKEILDKRLQVRWEIQGDQVQITLSARLRKDQYMSFGISGAEGRPAMVGADVVVAYWDTRVNQPRVSDYWLSHPAQCDGERGVCPDLRLGGTDDAQLVSGNQKNGITTITYRRPLAAKEAVKDKEILTSRSQSVIAAFGPLNSRYEANAHSFMDTTRNDVQMDFGAQNDNSCSGLAEAAAPGPAAWPARVLAGAGRLRARLGPAAGARGYTPLTGHPSWGIAWYINDLLIPEIYVERGKTYTFLVEGGDDRTNPAKFHPFYISDSSEGGFGQKKEEDQRKQRVFAGVAYDNEGYPYPTAVGRYCEWTHKTIDQAAASETFEDYMKTLQLECHDGEPAVLNWTVAHETPDLLYYQCYTHNNLGWKIHVLDAGAPVPPAGAPGPRAGAPGPRAGAPRGPAAGPLAAALALAALARS